The Thunnus albacares chromosome 13, fThuAlb1.1, whole genome shotgun sequence genome segment TGCATCATCAGGGTTATATGAGGCTACAGACGTGGGCGCCTTAATCACTGCACCAGCGTGAAGCCCCAGGTGATTACACGCAATTCTATAATCTAACGTGGCCATTGGTGATGAGTATGCAATTATTAGCACTGGAAAGGTTTTCTTTGATCTGCTTTGTGTAAGGAGGTTTATGAAgtaatatattttttgctttGGGCGCACTTATAGCAGAGGGAATGAAAGTGGAGAGGTTTTCAGTACTATAACTACCAGTGAGGTAGTCTGGGTTGAAAGTGAATCTACCTGCAAGGGCGAGGTTCATGGATTTGATGAGTCTTacagaaactgttttttaaagaaagggGGAGTAAATCCTTATGAACAAATTCAGTGAAATTCATCATGCCTTCATGTTTTCCTTTGTGccagttttggttttgtgtcaCAGTTTTACCAAATGTGCTCCAGGTTTGTTTTTAGGTTCTTTTTAAATTGTTCCTAAGTTTACATACTGTGTTGAGGATATTCCTTTACTTTCaccttctttttcatcttcttcaGCACCCTCCccctcaccacacacacacacatactcttcCCACACTAGTATGGATTAAAAGCTAAAGAGGGCTGAGAAGTCAAAGCTGGCCAGTCCTTTCCACTCTTCCCTTTCTTTTACCTGTGACCTCTCTACCAATCCGAAGTCTGAATCACGGCTGCGCCTGTTCTCACGAACCGTCCCTTGCTCTGTGGTTTGGGGAAGGTCCCAGTCCAAAGAGACAGCAAGAACTAAAGCAAGACTAAACTACTGGAAATGtggagatttttatttttttgtattgacGGAAATTGGATTTAAAAGAggatatttagatttttttttaaaacctttcatGGTATTTGGATTACCTATGGTATTTTTTCACAACAAAGGACCAAAGATAACGGTTCCTGCTGTATACTTCTGTATACTGAATGCACCTGGAATTCAGATGGTGCTATTCAACGACGAAGGGCAACACTGACATGGCTCCCATGTAGAAAAACTGCTCCAGGTCAGAATTgtcttacattttttaaatctgttttattgaaATGTCTCAGTATTGATTTACAGATATTAAGTGTGGTTTTGTTAATGTGAACTAGTCATTCATCACACAGTGTGATTGCAGTGCTGTTCAGATCTGTTTGCACCAGAGCTACTCAGGTAAAGGTGAGGCTGTTGAAACACCAATAACTGACTAATCCCTTCATAAATTTGTTatagctttttaaaaactgatctatacatgaaatggaaaaaggGTTTTGAGGGCTTATCATAACTTGACCTATTTCCTATTTTCAGCTGCGCTGTAGAACATGGCTAGAATATCCAGTAGTCCAATAGTCAGTGCTCATCTTAACCTATTAGCAACTGATAAGCCAATGTCAGTATTAGCCACTTTAGGAGGCTTGGTGGCCACCGCTTGCTTGCTGCGCTTTAGCTTGAAGACAAGGAAACAAATCAGGCTCTGTGGTATTTGCTTTGTCTTCtcttgtaattttttaaacCAATGAAACCCAAAGATGGTTCATGTGTACGATTTAATCAATAACAGACCCcatttatttttgataaatgatATAAACTCTGAAAAAGTATGTCTGGAAGAggaataaattaatattttttataaggatatgcaaaaacaaacagaaacaaagattACTAACTTTTTGTCATCTACATTTGGTTGATTTGGtcatattttcagtatttgaaGCCAGGAATAGTTTTTTAATTGTCCTCATAAACCAATAAGTCAATATTGTATTggtgtaatattttatttctgccAAGGTTAACGTCTGTATACTTCATGGTTTGAATTTTAGAATGAGCTGCAAATAAACTTTTTTCACCACTGGCAGGTTGGTCAGGCCTTTTGCTCAGCTGTCAACGTTAATACTTTGAACATGGGcagccatttttaaaaagtgttcaTCTGAACACAGAGGGAAGTATTGGCTGTGTTTGTTCATATGTtacaaaaatgcttttaaaagcaGCTTTTCGAAGCATAAAATCCTGTAAATTGCCAGGTTTAGATCatgaaaatgttgaattattaagCATGGTAACAGTCATAGCAGCTAGGTCTGTAATATTTTAAAGGTAAGTCCAGGTGAGAATAGATGGTTGAAGTGGATTTACATGCAACCAATgcaacaaattgtttttttagtttctgCGTATAATAAGGTCTCTGAGATCATTAATATTATGAAGATTCAGAGAGCCTGACTGTTGTTTCTAATTTAAACCTGAAACACCAGTGTAAGCTCCATCAAACTACGTTTTGCACCggaaaaaaagatcaaaaggTGGAATCATCCTGAAATGGATGGCTGAGAACACTGATTGACAAGATTGACTTTATAAGGAAAAATAGATGGCCAAATAAAGACATCAAGGCCAGATTTAGCTCCACGTACCTGGCACTTGATTTTAAATCCTGTGACCTCGGAAAGCTAATCAGCTTCATGCCATTAATTGTACAAGGCACAGCATTTACACTTTGGCACCATGTCCTCGGTAAGACAGATGGATGCTGATAAGATTCAACATCACGATCTGTTAAACAAAACAGATCAGCAAGATGTAAGTTCAGGTCAGGGCTTGTGTCTGTATACTGTAGACTGCCCTGAGATGTCCATGCTTGTATCACAGAGCATATGAAGCAAAAACACAAGCACGTTGTAAGTCAGGCCGCAACTTTCTaattcttttttcttattttctggaGGCAGAGATGGCTTGGGGTCGTGTCGTTGCCTGTCCAGCTTTGGACTAGAGGCCGGCTGAGTGCCAAGGGACACATTCCCATCCACAAAGAAATACTCACTGTCACACTAACCACCATAAACTCTCCACTCCTCTTCTGTGTCTGCGCATCAGAATAGCTGTGTGGGGAAATGGCAAGTCACAGAGACCCTCGCTTTCTGCACAACCTGTCCTACCACCCACGATGGCAGCATGACTCAAtaaaagtaaagagaaaaagagacatgCGGACAGTGGCTACAAACAGTTGCAATGAGTATAGTCTGTTtaaatcattatcatcattatcatcaagATCATCACAACCACAGCTGCCATCATCCCCTGTGCAACGCTCCAAGAGCTGGTGGGGGAACTGGTTTCTTCTGCCCTTATTCATGCTCTCATTTCTGCCGTGTCAAGCTTGGGGGACCACTTTCAAGGTGGCACTGGTTGGACCCTGGACTTGTGACCTCTTATACTCCAAAGCTCTGCCTGACTTGGCAGCCCGTCTTGCCACCTCCCGCATCAATAAGGACCCCTACCTCAACAAAGGCTACTGGTATGACTACACGCTGATCAATGAGGATTGCAAATCATCCCGTGCCCTCGCTCGTTTTGCTGGGCTGGATGGCTACGGTGCTGCTTTCCTAGGCCCAGCCAATCCAGGCTACTGCTCCTCAGCTGCTTTGTATGCAAAAGAGTGGGATGTTGGGATTCTCTCCTGGGGTTGCCTCAAACCAAACATGGAAAATGGAGAGACGTATCCCACCTTCCTGCGCCCGCTGCCACTGTCTTCCCGTGTACTTTTTGCTGTGTTGCGCTTCTTTCATTGGGCCCATGTGGCTATAATATCAGAGGAGACAGATTTGTGGGAAGCCACTGGACAAGAGCTGGCCTCGTCACTGAGGGCCCTCGGTCTGCCTGTCAACCCTGTGGTCACTATGGAGGGCGACAAGGACGGGCCTCGGAAAGCCCTGACAAAAGTGCGGGAATCTGACCGGGTCAGAGGTGAGCTATAAGTGTAAAAGACCAAAGGACCACCTTAATCCACACAAATCATGCAAATAGATGAGTTTTTAaacttctttctcctctccttgcaGTGATCATTATGTGCATGCCCTCTGTCCTGATTGGTGGCCAAGCCCAGTACCAACTTCTGACTACAGCCTTGGCCATGCGTATGATCGACCGTGGCTACGTTTTCATCCCCTATGACACCCTCCTCTACTCACTACCCTACAACAATGCATCCTACTATTTGCTAGGCAATGACACCAAAATACGGAAAGCCTATGACGGGGTCCTCACCATCACTATGGACTCCGGAGAACGCAATTTCCGTGAAGCCTTCAAACATGCTCAGAATAGCTATGAAATCCGCAGCAGCACCCCACCAGAGCAGGTGAGACTCTCTGTTGTATACTGTAATAATTAAGCGATGAAAGAAATAATGACAAATctgaaagaagaggaaaaactaACAACCAAATAAATATTAGTCATTAAATTAACATTCTTAACAAATGGAACATATTTGAATCAAAATCAcacttttataaaataatttgaaatagTGCTGCACTGTTCTGTCACATCAGCAGATAATCACCACTGTCTCCTCTGCTAGGTTTCCCCATTCTTTGGCACCATCTACAACATGATGTACTACACAGCTATGGCTGTTGAGCAGGCCCGCGCCAAAAGAGGCCGCTGGGTAACCGGTGAGATCCTGGGTGACAGCGAGGGTGGCTTTGAATATGAAGGCTTCAATCAGCCCTTGTGGGCTGGCAGGAACGGTGAAGGCATGCAGGCCCGCTATGTAGTGCTGGACTACAGTGGCATGGGCAACACTCTCTACTCCACTCACACTCTGGACGCCCAACATACAGATGGCAAGACTGGGGCCTTGAAATACCTTGGACGTTCGATCCATTTTGCAGGAAGCACGCCCTACAAAGACTCAGGTTGCTGGTTTAGTCCATACTTTGCCTGCAGTGGAGGTGAGTGCTCTAGTAGTGTCATCACAGGATATATACTGTTTTTAAGTTGCTATGGTGTATGTTGCTGAACCCTTACATTCAaacttctcctcttctcttcccaAAGGACTGGATGCAGCCactctcttcttcctttttctactgttcattgttttgtttgcattggGAGTAAACTTCTTTCTTCATTTCAAGTATGTATAGCAGAATATCAAAGAATGATATCTCATCCAGTGCAGTCTTGTGTGCTTTTTAGAAAATATTATGAttgtttttgatttcttttttgtctgatCAGGAGAAACGGCAGAGTTGGGTTCAGCTTCGGAGGTGGTGGAGGTAGTGGATCATCAAAGGTAGTCCTGACCCTGGATGACCTGGTCTTCATCAACACTCAAGTCAGCAAACGGGTCAGTTCTGTGCTGATACGCTGACAATACCGGCAGTATTTAGCTGTGTTTTGCTTCTCTCTGTGGTGCACGCAGTTATTTGCAGATATATGATGTATGAAAGTTGTTTACCTGTAAAAAACTATCTGCTCTAAGCTGACCCCGTCCTCTCTGAACTGTATGTGTGAGCAGAAAATCAATGACGAAAGCATCATGAGGAGCCAGCTGGATATGAAGACACCTCATCACTCAGTGTCCGGTCGCAGCTACTTGGCGTCCACACCAGACAGCTCGaatgttgctgtgtttgagGTGAGGCGAGTGTGTCATGACACATTCAACAAACTCCTGTTTACCATTATGGAGCTCATGCCTTTGGCTGTTTTTGGTAGTGCTTTCACAAAGACTGTGTCATTCTGTGTACATCCCAGGGTGACTGGGTTTGGTTGAAGAAATGCCCCAGTGGAGCAGTATCAAGTGTCAACAGCAACACTGAGTTTATCTTTGTCCAGGtcagtgaatgtgtgagtgaatgGGAAGGaagttctgttctgttttcttgGCCAATTGCATATCACTCATTATTAGAACAAATGACTTTCAATTGTAGCCAGAAACCACAGGTTGGTCCACTTCTGTGATTATgcagtaatttactgtaaagCTCAAATTTGTAAATCCTTTGGATAAGAGAATATAATTGGTCATCTGAACTTCAATCTAAAGAAACAAATGTTGCAAAACAATTGACTGCACTGACCCCAGCCATAAAAAAAGCATTATAAAACCTCTTGAAAAATGAAGTTAGATCCAAAGAACAAACCTGACAATCTACAGCATTGAAGTTTCCATTGTCTTCCTCTCAGCTCAGAGACATGAGGCATGAGAACCTCAATCTGTTCCTGGGGCTGTTCTTGGACTCTGGGATCTTTGGCGTTGTGACTGAACACTGCTCCAGGGGCAGCTTGGAGGACTTGCTCAACAATGAGGACGTGCGTCTTGACTGGATGTTCAAGTCTTCCTTGTTAATGGATCTGATCCGGGTAAGAGAGACATAGTGACCTACTCGTGTTTCATTTCCCATCTTAGCATGTCTTTTTAtcactcacacatactgttCCAACTGTTATCAGGGGATGAAGTATCTGCACAATCGTGGCATCCTCCATGGACGGCTGAAATCCCGCAACTGTGTGGTAGATGGGCGCTTTGTGTTGAAGGTGACTGATTATGGATTCAATGAAATTTTGATTGCCCAAAACGTCGACAATGATGAGGACAAGCCCGAGAGTGAGTTCATGTGCATCCTCAGACCAATGATTTAGTGAGTTTGCTTGTACATAtcaattttctttgtttatttataattttctttgtttattgtccatcttattttaataaaaaagatcTGCTCTGGACGGCTCCTGAGTTGCTGCGAAGTTCTAGTTTGAGAAGAAAGGGCACTTTCCAGGGAGATGTCTACAGCTTCTCCATTATTATGCAGGAGGTCATTTCTCGCTCTGCACCTTTCTGCATGCTGGACATGCCTCCCAAGGGTGAGTGATATGGCATTTCTAACCCCATAGGATGACAACATGAAACGACTACTTTATACACAGCACCAGTCACAATGAGCGGGAAAGCAAATGATAAACATTAGGATTGTTGCTGAAAATGCTCATTGACGAAACTGAGTGCATGAATTCTAtctgtttttgtgcatttctgCATGTGTCTAATgcctgtgttgtgtgtatgtaatgaCAGAGATTATCAGCAAGGTCAAAGAGCCTCCTCCTTTGTGCCGGCCTGTTGTGTCAGTGGATGAGGCCCCGCTGGACGTGATACAGGTTATGAAACAGGCCTGGAGTGAAGAGCCAGAGAAGAGGCCGACCTTTGAGGATATCTTCAAACAGGTGAACACTTTGATAACACATATTGATCCAGGTTTATGTTTCCTTATATGTTGCTCTGTGCAAAAGGAGATCACATTACTGTTCCCTCCCTCTTCATGACAGTTCAAGAGCATCACCAAGGGAAAGAAAACCAACATCATTGACTCTATGCTGCGCATGTTGGAGCAGTACTCTTCTAATTTGGAAGATCTGAttagagagaggacagaggagctggaggtggagagacagaagaCTGACAATCTGGTGGCTCAGATGTTGCCCAAGTAAGTGCCCAGCTGCTTTCATTAACATGTGAAAGACATGATAAAACTGTGGTGTCATGTTCAAAGTTATATTATtctacacacacagcacagctaTAGAGGTTGATGAGAAACAATAGCCTCTGGAGGTCTGTGGAGCATGAGCACAGTTACaataataatgtgatatttaagTGATCAAGCTAAGAGAAGGCAAGGTcagggaggtcaaaggtcagagacAGCTTCAAAACAGCATCCCTGAAGCTGGTAGGGATTCAGTTCAACAGGGTGGCTGCTCCCTGTGATCTGTCTTCTGCAGGGATGTAACAATAATTCTCAGGTGCTGTGGAGACCAGGTCAGAATGTGGTTGAATCAAAACCACAGAGGAAAAAGTAGAGAGATTATTACCGAATTGTAGCTGccatgaaaacacaatttaacCATCAGAATAgtcaaacatattttcttttacatctttctttctttcaacatATCTCTACTCCAAGTTGTCTACCAAAATATAGCATCGTTCTACTGCGAGAGTGTGATGTGGATGTGATCAGACAGTCAAACTGGTTTAAATCAAGCAGCCAAATACCATTAGTGAAAACCTGTAATTTGTAGATTTTGCTTGCTCATGACAGTTATTCTTTGCTTtttcacacattacacaaaatatactaaatattctaaatatactGTCCATAAGTGATGTTTATCCTCAAATGAAACATTCAGTATCAACCTGCAGATAAAATTAATCAATGGTGTCCTGCCCttatattttattctgtcaCTGTAATTTGTCACAGAATGTTTAcattgtaatgtgtttttttaaattattatttttgttttataaggAATCAATAAGAAGTTAGTTTATGTCATCAGGActctgaaaaacagatttttccaCACAACATGATGTGCAACAGATCAGCcacttcagttttgtttccttttatgATGTGTAGGGCAACTGACCACCAAAAATTCTTGTTATTATCAGAATTGACACCTTAACAAACTCAACTGTGCTTTTCATAGCACTGACACTAAcctaattaataataataaataataatgaatctTTATATTAGATCAATACAAAAAATGATTGCAGTCATTTCAAAACCCTGATTCGCCAAAGAGAAGTTGCCTTCCTGTTTTCAGTCACCAACTGCATGATACTGAGATTCATATTGAATCAGATCAATGTAAGAAGGAGTCAGTCACACATTATAGGTTACTGTATCTATGcatttcagtcatgtttttaGAGATGCTACTTTGCCTGTTTGCAGTGATCAGTATTGGTAGTTTGGGAGGAAAGCCTGAAATCATCAGATTTATGATGTTTGAAAGGGACAGAATGTCTTTTAAAGTCTGTGAGTGCGCTGAAAAATGAAATCCATTAAAGTACAAAATTACTTCAAGCAGTTTCAGGCTCTTATGACAAAACTATTTCTGTGTCAGTTCCTCAGAGTGTCCTCCACTCATAATCTTCCTCTTTCAGATCTGTGGCCCAGGCACTGAAGACAGGGAAGCCTGTGAAACCCGAGCATTTCAGCGAAGTCACTCTGTACTTCAGTGACATCGTGGGCTTCACCACCATCTCAGCTCTCAGCGAGCCCATCGAGGTGGTTGACTTACTCAATGACCTCTACTCACTCTTTGATGCTATCATTGGTCTGCATGATGTGTACAAGGTGAGTGTTGGGAGGTCTTTTGTCAGTCTATGTACATTAAATATTAtgaatgctttgtttttgtattattttcatttttctcatttcatttttggggtttttgatATTAATGGtatctttaaatatgtttcaatattttaaatatattgacaGATAGAACAGATTTTTTGCAGGATACACAACAGTTTTGGTGTAATCCAAATcataaataaattcatataattatcctattttaatatatttaggTGAACTCTTAAATCATTTCCTTTTGGTTTCCATGTGTGTTTTTCCCCAACAAGGCCTAATTaaaagttttgtctttttttctaatttcatGTCAAAATTTCCAACGAGAATGTGATCTAGGATTCTGAATATTGTTGATAATGCTAAAAAAAACTGCTGGATTTGCTACTGAATCTGAACTGAAGCTACTCGTTATTATGTCCACTATTTCTTtagggattttttaaaattattattataacctttatttaaacaggaagGGCCATTGATTGATGCCCTGATTACAGTACATATAACTGCACACAAAATTTACAGTATCAACAGATTATACAACAAACAAGCCAAAGACATGCATTCACACTGCTCTTTGTCAGTCAAAAGagatttaaattgattaaaatggGATTAGCTTGTCTAATTTTACAATCTTCTGCAGATTCTTCCACTTGTGTGGAGCACAGTATTTAAAAGTCAGTTTCCCAATCTCAGTACTAACATGGTGATTTTCCAGGGCCAAATACTCTTGGGACCTAGTGCAGTGTGACTTTGATCTATAGTTAAAAAGACATGTGAAATACCCAGGAAGATTGCCAAGAAgtgctttgtaaataaatagaatGCAGTGCTGTTCTCCTCTCACTACCCATGACTGCCTCCCAACTTTCTCATAAAGAATACAGCGATGCGTTTTAAAGCCATCCCCAGTTATGAACCTAAGGGTGGAATGATAGACTGCATTGAGAGGTTTAAGAGTAGAGGCAGGATAGTGCATATAAATTACATCGCCATAGTCCATAACGGATAAAAAGGTTGACTGAACAATTGGCATTCTGCAGTTCTGGGTTATACATGCTTTATTTCAATAGAAGAAGGCCAGTTTTGCTTTTAAGGACTTGGTCAGTtcattgatatgttttttgAAGCACAGCTTGTCAGAAGCCAGAagccaagatatttataagAGGATACTCTTTCAATTGGTGTCCAGTTAAGGGTAGTAATATTCACTTAAGTGGAACTGTCAGTTTTCTAGAAAAcagaatgcattttgttttatcaaagtttaaaaataatttaagatCAATTAAAGTTAGCTGTAGAGCACAGAAATAAGCACTGTGTAGAGAATAGCCTACTGAATTCTACTGTTTATAACATTTTCACcaaattcatttataaaaattgtgaataaaaaTGGTCCTAGAATAGAACCATGTGGcacaccttttttaaaattcctaAAGCTGGACTGATAGCCATCAGCACAACAGCTTGTGTTCTACCACTGAGATAATCTGCAAACCAATTACACGACTTTTCATCAAATCCAAAAGATTCCAGGCAAAAGAGTTTGATGATCAACAGTATCAAAAGCCTTAGATAAATCGATAAAAAGGGTGACACAATCCTGCTTGTTGTCTAATGCACCGGCAAAATCTGAGTTAAAATGGAGTGTTGAGATAAAAATGTTCTCACCTGATCATTTACCAGTTTCTCTAACAGACATGATAGTTCAGATATCGGACGCTGATTTAGCTCATTGGGCTGGCCCCCTTTACGCAAAGCTGGGATGTAGGCTGTCAAAGGTCAGGGATGCTTTCTGTTACCATAGTCAGATTAAAAATACAAGTTAAGCAATCAACTAAAAATAGAGCTGCTAATAATAAAAGCTTGGGCTCTAACTAATCAGCCCCACTGGACTTTTTTGGATCAATAGAACAAAGAGCATTAAACACTTCAAGAATTTTAAAAGGCTTCAATGAAAAGTTCTGAGAGCCTAATTTGTTTGCCCAGCAAGATACACTTTGATCAGAGACAGTGAGAGGAAATCcagcattttcaaaaaaataacctgatgaaataaaatgtttattaaatgcatcacatattttctttccaACTGAGATGGTGGTTGAACCTTGAAGAATTTCATTGGTTAAGGATGGAGTAGGACTGTGATAATGATTTAACTGTTTTCCAAAGGTTTACTGGGTTTCCTTTACTTTCAGATAGTGCAGAGACATAAAATGATGATTCAGCATTTCAAATAACAGTGAGACACCTATTACGTTGTTGAAGAAAATTTTGCCAATCAGAGGATGACTTAGTTGTGAATGCTTTGTGTGTTAATTAACCAGTTAATGTTCATATCACCCAGGACCCACTATTCTGGTGGTGGACAGTACTTTCAAATTTTGCAGTGTTATCCTTTTTTGCAAAACCCATTGAATGACTATTTCATACCCCCAGGAAGTCTCACAGCAGTTGGTGTTTGTCCAACTTTTGTTCTTATGGCATTTAGGTGGAAACTATTGGAGATGCTTACATGGTAGCCTCAGGAGTACCAACCAGGAACGGCAACCGTCATGCAGCTGAGATGGCCAACATGTCTCTTGACATCCTCCATTGTATTGGGACCTTCAAGATGAGGCACATGCCTGACGTAAAAGTCAGGATTCGTATTGGCCTGCACTCTGGTGAGCAATATGTGCATCCTTTCTGTGCTTTGGTAAATTATGCTCTTGTAATTACTTTTGGAATACATGTGAAATTAATCCAAACTCCATTTCAGAGTGAGCAAAAGTTAATTTGTTGCAGAGGAGTAAGAATTAAGCAACCCAAGCTGCTAAGGCAAGGAGGTATTTTTACCTCCTTATCCTCGTCTGGAACTTATTCTTGGAACAGTGAAACACTATCCACTTAGTGCTGTCATCCAATTAACACACTGCATACTGGATTTCTAACTCTATTCTATGAATTTATAGCGGCACACAGAGGTGGTAGTGTACAGCTTTAATGTCACATATTGGGATAAGAATCTTATCTTATTTACTAAAATGCTAAGACACCATGAGTCTTCCTGAAAGAGTGGGATCAAAAACTGTGATGGTCACAtgccacaatgtaaaaatgtagcACATAAAAGGGGGTTTAATATAGGATATTGCTTGCCAAGGTGGGTGTCCCATTGAAAGCCCGTCaacctttgtgtgtttgtgtgtgtgtgtgtgtgtgtgtgtgtgtgtgtgtgtgtgtgcatatttgcaTGCTATGTTTCCAGGCCCAGTTGTAGCAGGAGTAGTGGGCCTTACAATGCCACGGTACTGTCTGTTTGGAGACACTGTCAACACAGCATCTCGAATGGAGTCCACAGGATTGTGTGAGTATCTCATATATCACTATATAGACTTGACAGATCCctccttctgtttttttccatttttttttaaaagctgacAGAGCAGTAGAAAGGACAGGTGTATGGcagctgtatgtgtgcatgttgctTGAGGCTAAACAGGGCTTTAAGTGAGCAGTCCTCACTAATCCTTTAAGACTATCAGCAGAATTAGAGGCCAATTTGAAGTTTCGATGTAGATGTCGTCAATGACACAGTTTGCCTCGGCTACCCTTTGCATGATGTACAAATTAAGTACAAGC includes the following:
- the gucy2d gene encoding retinal guanylyl cyclase 1, with product MASHRDPRFLHNLSYHPRWQHDSIKVKRKRDMRTVATNSCNEYSLFKSLSSLSSRSSQPQLPSSPVQRSKSWWGNWFLLPLFMLSFLPCQAWGTTFKVALVGPWTCDLLYSKALPDLAARLATSRINKDPYLNKGYWYDYTLINEDCKSSRALARFAGLDGYGAAFLGPANPGYCSSAALYAKEWDVGILSWGCLKPNMENGETYPTFLRPLPLSSRVLFAVLRFFHWAHVAIISEETDLWEATGQELASSLRALGLPVNPVVTMEGDKDGPRKALTKVRESDRVRVIIMCMPSVLIGGQAQYQLLTTALAMRMIDRGYVFIPYDTLLYSLPYNNASYYLLGNDTKIRKAYDGVLTITMDSGERNFREAFKHAQNSYEIRSSTPPEQVSPFFGTIYNMMYYTAMAVEQARAKRGRWVTGEILGDSEGGFEYEGFNQPLWAGRNGEGMQARYVVLDYSGMGNTLYSTHTLDAQHTDGKTGALKYLGRSIHFAGSTPYKDSGCWFSPYFACSGGLDAATLFFLFLLFIVLFALGVNFFLHFKRNGRVGFSFGGGGGSGSSKVVLTLDDLVFINTQVSKRKINDESIMRSQLDMKTPHHSVSGRSYLASTPDSSNVAVFEGDWVWLKKCPSGAVSSVNSNTEFIFVQLRDMRHENLNLFLGLFLDSGIFGVVTEHCSRGSLEDLLNNEDVRLDWMFKSSLLMDLIRGMKYLHNRGILHGRLKSRNCVVDGRFVLKVTDYGFNEILIAQNVDNDEDKPENLLWTAPELLRSSSLRRKGTFQGDVYSFSIIMQEVISRSAPFCMLDMPPKEIISKVKEPPPLCRPVVSVDEAPLDVIQVMKQAWSEEPEKRPTFEDIFKQFKSITKGKKTNIIDSMLRMLEQYSSNLEDLIRERTEELEVERQKTDNLVAQMLPKSVAQALKTGKPVKPEHFSEVTLYFSDIVGFTTISALSEPIEVVDLLNDLYSLFDAIIGLHDVYKVETIGDAYMVASGVPTRNGNRHAAEMANMSLDILHCIGTFKMRHMPDVKVRIRIGLHSGPVVAGVVGLTMPRYCLFGDTVNTASRMESTGLSYRIHVNQTTVDILNSLKLGYKIDTRGLTELKGKGIENTYWLVGRQDFNKALPIPPDLQGGSNHGIGLEEIPLDRRQKFLDRQKKMG